A genomic stretch from Coffea arabica cultivar ET-39 chromosome 10c, Coffea Arabica ET-39 HiFi, whole genome shotgun sequence includes:
- the LOC140003849 gene encoding casein kinase II subunit alpha-2-like: MSRARVYADINVHRPQDYWNYEALTVQWGDQDDYEVVRKVGRGKYSEVFEGINVTNNERCIIKILKPVKKKKIKREIQILQNLCGGPNVVKLLDIVRDQHSKTPSLIFEYVNSTDFKVLYPTLTDYDIRYYIYELLKALDYCHSQGIMHRDVKPHNVMIDHDLRKLRLIDWGLAEFYHPGKEYNIRVASRYFKGPELLVDLQDYDYSLDIWSLGCMFAGMIFRKEPFFYGHDNHDQLVKIAKVLGTDELNAYLTKYHLELDPQFDTLIGRHSRKPWSRFINADNQHLVSPEAIDFLDKLLRYDHQDRLTAKEAMAHPYFFQVRAAENSRMRTQ; encoded by the exons ATgtctcgagctcgagtatacgCAGACATCAATGTCCACCGTCCTCAAGATTATTGGAACTACGAAGCTCTCACCGTCCAGTGGGG TGACCAAGATGACTACGAGGTTGTCCGGAAAGTAGGAAGGGGAAAATACAGTGAGGTTTTTGAaggtataaatgttacaaacaATGAAAGATGCATCATCAAAATCCTTAAACcggtgaaaaagaaaaag ATCAAGAGGGAGATCCAGATACTCCAAAATCTATGTGGTGGTCCCAATGTTGTAAAGTTGCTTGACATAGTCAGAGATCAGCACTCGAAAACACCCAGTTTGATTTTTGAGTACGTGAACAGCACCGATTTTAAAGTCTTGTACCCAACGCTGACAGATTATGACATACGTTATTACATATATGAGCTTCTCAAG GCATTAGATTATTGCCACTCACAGGGAATAATGCATCGGGATGTCAAGCCTCACAATGTTATGATTGATCATGATCTAAGGAAACTTCGACTGATCGATTGGGGTCTTGCTGAATTCTACCATCCTGGCAAAGAATACAATATCAGAGTGGCTTCAAG GTACTTTAAGGGACCAGAACTACTTGTGGATTTGCAAGACTATGACTATTCTTTGGATATCTGGAGCCTGGGTTGTATGTTTGCTGGGATG ATCTTTCGAAAGGAGCCGTTCTTTTATGGTCATGATAACCACGATCAGCTTGTGAAAATTGCCAAG GTTCTTGGTACGGATGAGCTGAATGCTTATTTGACCaaatatcatttagaattggaTCCGCAGTTTGATACTCTTATTGGAAG GCACAGCAGGAAGCCCTGGTCCAGGTTTATTAATGCTGACAATCAGCATCTAGTTTCCCCTGAG GCCATTGATTTTCTTGACAAGCTTCTTCGTTATGATCATCAAGATAGGCTTACAGCAAAAGAAGCAATG GCTCATCCATACTTCTTCCAAGTGAGGGCTGCTGAAAATAGTAGGATGAGGACACAGTAG